From Echinicola soli, a single genomic window includes:
- a CDS encoding PAS domain S-box protein — protein MSTSSPEPKKPDQVIFDQSPFPMWIYDLDTYKFLAVNKEATIHYGYSENEFLNMTLRDIRPTEDIELLEEAVTAARKRSKFLKGNLFRHQKKDGTIIQVKIKSNPIHYHGKHAEIVSAIDLTETYQQQQHIEKQKRYLVAIGEFQEILLKSKDWPNALKKCFEVIGELLGPDRLYFFPLEGTRVLMDGPVSWPFGKTSPQEVRVPSRLVHLPRCKKLLEKGKPFSTTISQLSDPGLRSVLARQGIKSIFLLPVMMDNEPVGTIGVEGHKEEKQWQDLDLHLLNSLSSNLSYAIKEEASYKKLEESETKFRSLVQNGTDLIALIDGNGNYKYVAPTSTKILGRAPESFMGKNAFEFIFPDDITRVTEQLKALEHTDHVSVDPYRFADAQGNWAWLHTELSNHLNDPSINGIIANTQVVTEQMEKRMTSDMVASMTNAIGHPGALNKGISRALAKVIQLPDIDYCETWLISKDRLHLNLVSKCHTVPGYAKLYKESRLDSLAFGEGLPGTCWAANATKVWDNLPQEPVLIRKKQIAQTALQSAFSIPISYNNNLLGVFLGFSTKKAALLKSQIRLLKAVFEPIGAVIQQKLIEEEYKSFFDLSPGPLCVIGFDGLIKKYNKALLRLLGYSKKELLQEPLLGFVYKNDNGLSLEKMTAFLGGKTNYPLEAKLLTKTGRVRTLIWKGKPIPESKIIIAVAKDITEQKNAENDLTEAYTKLKTAQKIGKLGYWSRDFGADVSEWSEETYKIYGYSPKDFKPTMENLIKTFHPEDRYLLEHDPTKSLKPGKVTRFQHRIINGKGKVKWVQQELRLVSNREGKPVRIEGAIRDITEQKEHEQKLSISNNRFKLAMKVSNEMIWELDHSTGSIIRGTRFGKDVGYKETESFSKKNSWFQKVHPEDSESVWQSFQRSLQNKTSKSWKREYRLLLEDDRIVYVVDRCLILRNETGSPVRSVGSVLDVTFSRKQLARIQQQNKNLREIAWLQSHQIRAPLSRIMGLISISKEADTNDGSLEQILEWIDSSCKELDKVVHEITERTFDNPDDNNT, from the coding sequence ATGTCAACATCCTCACCTGAACCCAAAAAGCCCGACCAGGTTATTTTTGACCAATCTCCATTTCCTATGTGGATCTACGACCTTGACACCTACAAGTTTTTGGCTGTCAACAAGGAGGCCACCATCCATTATGGATACAGCGAGAACGAATTTTTGAACATGACACTCCGGGATATCCGGCCAACTGAGGATATCGAACTGTTGGAAGAGGCGGTTACCGCCGCACGAAAGCGAAGCAAATTCCTTAAGGGAAACCTGTTCAGGCACCAAAAAAAAGATGGGACGATCATTCAGGTAAAGATCAAAAGTAATCCCATCCACTACCATGGTAAACATGCTGAAATCGTATCGGCCATAGACCTAACGGAAACTTACCAACAGCAGCAACATATCGAAAAGCAAAAAAGGTATTTAGTCGCCATCGGGGAATTCCAGGAAATCCTCCTTAAATCAAAGGACTGGCCCAATGCCCTGAAAAAGTGTTTTGAGGTTATCGGAGAGCTGTTAGGGCCCGACAGGCTTTACTTTTTCCCCTTGGAAGGAACCAGGGTCCTTATGGATGGGCCCGTCTCCTGGCCGTTCGGCAAGACATCGCCCCAAGAGGTGCGGGTTCCTTCCCGCCTTGTTCATTTGCCCCGATGTAAGAAACTCCTGGAGAAAGGCAAACCTTTTAGCACAACCATCTCCCAACTTTCCGATCCAGGCTTAAGATCAGTTCTGGCGAGGCAGGGTATTAAATCGATCTTTCTATTGCCAGTAATGATGGACAATGAACCAGTTGGAACAATAGGAGTCGAGGGCCACAAGGAAGAAAAGCAATGGCAGGATCTGGATCTGCACCTATTGAACAGTCTGTCCAGCAACCTATCCTATGCCATCAAAGAAGAGGCCTCATATAAAAAGCTGGAAGAAAGTGAAACCAAGTTCCGGTCATTGGTCCAAAACGGCACGGATTTGATTGCCCTGATTGATGGGAACGGCAATTATAAGTATGTGGCACCGACCAGTACAAAAATATTGGGAAGGGCTCCCGAATCGTTCATGGGGAAAAATGCGTTCGAATTTATTTTCCCGGATGATATCACAAGGGTAACAGAACAGTTAAAAGCCCTTGAACATACCGATCATGTTTCTGTGGATCCCTACCGCTTTGCCGACGCCCAGGGAAACTGGGCCTGGCTACACACCGAACTGTCCAACCACTTAAACGATCCATCCATAAACGGCATCATCGCCAACACCCAGGTGGTAACCGAACAGATGGAAAAAAGAATGACCAGTGATATGGTCGCCTCCATGACCAATGCCATTGGACATCCCGGCGCCCTTAACAAAGGGATTTCGCGGGCGCTGGCAAAGGTGATCCAACTACCGGATATCGACTACTGTGAAACCTGGCTCATTTCAAAGGATAGGCTTCACCTGAACTTGGTTTCAAAATGCCATACGGTTCCCGGGTATGCCAAGCTTTACAAAGAAAGCAGGCTGGACAGCCTCGCCTTCGGCGAGGGACTCCCCGGCACCTGCTGGGCAGCCAACGCCACCAAGGTATGGGATAACCTCCCTCAGGAGCCCGTATTGATCAGGAAAAAACAAATTGCGCAGACAGCTTTACAATCCGCATTCTCCATCCCTATTTCTTATAATAATAATTTGCTAGGTGTCTTCCTCGGATTTTCAACAAAAAAAGCAGCATTGCTGAAAAGCCAAATACGGTTGTTAAAAGCTGTATTTGAGCCAATCGGGGCTGTTATCCAACAAAAATTAATAGAGGAGGAATATAAAAGTTTTTTTGATTTGTCTCCGGGGCCCTTATGTGTCATTGGCTTTGATGGGCTTATAAAAAAATACAACAAGGCATTGCTACGGTTGTTGGGGTACAGCAAAAAGGAATTATTACAGGAACCCCTACTGGGCTTTGTATATAAAAATGATAATGGCCTCTCCCTTGAAAAGATGACCGCTTTCCTTGGGGGGAAAACCAACTATCCCCTGGAAGCCAAACTCCTGACCAAAACCGGTAGGGTAAGGACCTTGATCTGGAAAGGAAAGCCCATCCCGGAATCCAAAATCATCATCGCGGTGGCCAAGGACATTACCGAACAGAAAAATGCCGAGAATGACCTCACAGAGGCCTATACTAAATTAAAAACGGCCCAAAAAATCGGGAAACTTGGATATTGGAGCAGGGACTTTGGTGCTGACGTCTCTGAATGGAGTGAGGAGACCTATAAAATATATGGGTATAGCCCCAAGGATTTTAAGCCTACCATGGAAAACCTGATCAAAACATTCCATCCCGAGGACAGGTATTTGCTCGAACATGATCCCACCAAAAGCCTCAAGCCAGGTAAGGTAACCCGCTTTCAACACCGCATAATCAATGGAAAGGGAAAAGTAAAGTGGGTGCAACAGGAATTAAGGCTGGTTTCAAACAGGGAAGGAAAGCCTGTCCGCATCGAAGGTGCCATCCGGGACATTACCGAACAAAAGGAACATGAACAAAAGCTCTCTATCAGCAACAACCGCTTCAAATTGGCCATGAAGGTCAGCAATGAAATGATCTGGGAGCTGGACCATTCAACCGGCAGTATCATCCGGGGAACAAGGTTTGGAAAGGATGTTGGCTATAAGGAAACCGAGTCCTTCTCCAAGAAGAACTCCTGGTTTCAGAAGGTCCATCCCGAAGATTCAGAAAGTGTCTGGCAATCCTTCCAGCGTTCCCTGCAAAACAAAACCTCCAAATCATGGAAAAGGGAGTACAGGTTGCTTTTGGAAGACGACAGGATTGTCTATGTGGTAGACAGGTGTTTGATATTGAGAAATGAAACCGGAAGTCCGGTCCGCTCGGTAGGCTCGGTCCTTGATGTGACCTTTTCCCGCAAGCAACTTGCGAGAATACAACAACAAAACAAAAACCTACGGGAAATCGCATGGTTACAGTCCCACCAGATCAGGGCTCCCCTTTCCAGAATTATGGGCTTGATATCCATATCGAAGGAAGCTGACACAAATGATGGTTCCCTGGAACAGATTCTGGAATGGATAGACAGTTCCTGTAAGGAACTTGACAAAGTCGTCCATGAGATCACCGAAAGGACATTTGATAACCCCGATGACAATAACACCTAG
- a CDS encoding acyl-CoA thioesterase, whose product MKFHTRKWIKPEDLNANNSLFGGRLLAWIDEEAALYAIIQLENKHVVTKYISSINFMSSARLNDIVEIGIAPVKFGKTSLTLKCEVRNKMTRETIITIDEIIMVNLGEDGQPKAHGKHQVEYVKDRLEAKPR is encoded by the coding sequence ATGAAATTTCACACTAGAAAATGGATCAAACCAGAAGACCTCAATGCCAATAATTCCTTATTTGGAGGACGCCTATTGGCATGGATAGACGAAGAGGCCGCCTTATACGCCATTATTCAATTGGAAAACAAACACGTGGTGACCAAATATATTTCCTCGATCAATTTTATGTCCTCCGCCCGTCTCAACGATATTGTGGAAATCGGCATAGCCCCGGTAAAATTTGGAAAGACCTCGCTCACGTTGAAATGTGAGGTAAGAAACAAGATGACCAGGGAGACCATCATCACCATTGATGAAATCATCATGGTCAACCTGGGCGAAGATGGCCAACCAAAGGCCCATGGGAAGCATCAGGTCGAATATGTAAAAGACCGACTCGAGGCAAAACCAAGATAA
- a CDS encoding TonB-dependent receptor — protein MKLITKKSIPIILGTMFLFLCIPFISQARYNGLLNKEISITVANRPLRMVLEKIDEDYQIGFIYNNQLPGLKNDVSLSASKLPLSNILDRLLLPNGLDYKVVSGQVAVIQFKKATDIPTATGSLSGTVTGLPDNMPLPYATVHFTGSDKYTLTDEQGKFYFPAVPAGPQTLLVSYMGYEPLEKKVDISPGRTAVLKIEMASTVSELEGVTITGIRRGEVKALNSMKNAENIKYVMSQEQIERFPDLTVSESLQRVPGVAVGYSYGIPRDIIIRGLSQDLSSMTLNGTRLPSTGAGGRDTDLNGILANSIESIEVIKTLTPDRDADGTGGAVNIITKSPAKDEKLFDAKLAGGYNGLVNKATYDAGLTFGERKEKTSYIIGASYARNWRGEDRVEKDYNTYTVNGEESTYLSNLDLDGYEIKRDNLAINGEFKYYPNDRSELYLRGSYNLYYEIQNRLERIFNIGEYTSADQVEDLRITQSGNWRDYHKNLLQASLGGKSYIGDMKLNYDLTLSLGKYDQPIYYSAAFERNGLSAGLNLQNPITPQFEFGEADPYDPGEFTTSRYINRHDKSLDRDGQLTLNINKPYQLGRHKGNVKFGGRGKLKYNDRSRNYFLHDLDEGNFVLSDYLSDYTKEDHYQGAYNMGRFPEAEAMEEYYNQHPELFSDNETYTRQNTDPDSFEGTEYLAAAYAMTELNIDQLQVITGIRYEKTGFDYQGNRVNFDDQGNYVSTSPASTDRTFDGWFPSINLRYAIGDRTNIRGAVTRSLSRPSYYDLVPWEEVETRRSRVKMGNPDLTQSTAVNYDILFEHYFKSVGILSGGVFLKNINDYIYESSYVQEGGTYDGYTVNQTVNGANAVARGFELAWQQQLTFLPGVWNGLGVYANYTYVNSEFEIPGAQSTRTVKLPEMRPHVGNVSISYEKFGFSGRLSMYFYGTFNAELAENPENDLQEKGRKQLDFSASQQLTERLSLFIGVNNLTNEPISDIYRDGRPQNDAVYGRWGQVGLRFKTY, from the coding sequence ATGAAATTAATTACAAAAAAGAGCATCCCCATCATACTTGGAACAATGTTTTTGTTCCTCTGCATACCATTTATTTCGCAGGCCAGGTATAATGGGCTTTTAAACAAAGAAATTTCTATTACGGTAGCCAACCGGCCGTTGCGTATGGTCCTGGAAAAAATCGATGAAGATTACCAGATCGGCTTTATTTACAACAACCAATTGCCCGGGCTAAAAAACGACGTCTCCCTTTCGGCCTCAAAGCTTCCCCTGTCAAACATCCTTGACAGGCTGCTGCTTCCCAACGGCCTGGATTACAAAGTCGTTTCCGGCCAGGTTGCGGTGATCCAGTTTAAAAAAGCAACCGATATCCCTACTGCCACCGGAAGCCTGAGTGGAACGGTAACAGGACTTCCTGACAACATGCCCCTTCCCTATGCCACGGTCCACTTTACAGGCTCCGATAAATATACCCTGACCGACGAACAGGGAAAGTTCTACTTCCCTGCGGTCCCTGCAGGTCCACAAACACTTTTGGTCAGCTACATGGGATATGAGCCCCTTGAAAAAAAGGTCGATATTTCACCGGGCAGGACTGCAGTGTTAAAGATTGAAATGGCCTCCACGGTCAGCGAACTGGAAGGGGTGACCATTACCGGTATCAGACGGGGGGAGGTAAAGGCACTCAACAGCATGAAAAATGCCGAGAATATCAAATATGTGATGTCCCAGGAGCAGATCGAGCGCTTTCCCGACCTTACCGTCAGCGAATCCCTTCAACGGGTTCCAGGCGTTGCGGTAGGCTACAGCTATGGCATCCCGCGGGACATCATCATCCGGGGCCTGAGCCAGGACCTCAGTTCCATGACCCTAAACGGCACACGTTTGCCTTCTACCGGTGCCGGGGGCAGGGACACCGACCTGAACGGCATCCTTGCCAATTCAATCGAGAGCATTGAGGTCATCAAGACGCTTACTCCCGACCGTGATGCCGACGGCACGGGAGGTGCAGTCAATATCATCACCAAGTCCCCTGCAAAGGACGAAAAGCTGTTCGATGCCAAACTGGCCGGCGGATATAATGGACTGGTAAACAAGGCCACTTACGATGCAGGCTTGACCTTTGGTGAGCGAAAAGAAAAGACCAGCTATATCATCGGTGCAAGTTATGCGCGCAACTGGCGGGGCGAAGACCGTGTCGAAAAGGATTATAACACCTATACGGTTAACGGGGAAGAATCCACCTACCTGAGCAACCTCGACCTTGATGGCTATGAGATCAAACGGGACAACCTGGCCATCAACGGCGAGTTCAAATATTACCCCAATGATAGGTCTGAGCTCTACCTCCGTGGTTCCTACAACCTGTACTATGAAATCCAAAACCGCCTTGAACGCATCTTCAATATCGGGGAGTACACCAGTGCTGACCAGGTGGAAGACCTTCGCATTACCCAATCGGGCAATTGGAGGGATTACCACAAGAACCTTTTGCAGGCATCACTGGGGGGAAAAAGCTATATCGGTGATATGAAGCTGAATTATGACCTTACCCTGTCCCTGGGGAAATACGACCAGCCTATCTACTACAGTGCTGCTTTTGAACGCAACGGTCTCTCTGCTGGCCTGAACCTACAGAATCCGATAACCCCGCAATTTGAGTTCGGCGAGGCGGATCCCTATGATCCAGGCGAGTTCACTACCAGCAGGTACATCAACCGCCATGACAAATCCCTGGACCGGGACGGTCAGCTTACCCTAAACATCAACAAACCCTACCAATTGGGAAGGCACAAAGGGAATGTAAAATTCGGTGGACGTGGAAAGCTCAAATACAATGACCGGTCAAGAAACTATTTTCTCCATGACCTGGACGAAGGAAATTTTGTCCTTAGCGACTATCTTTCCGATTATACCAAGGAGGACCATTACCAGGGGGCCTACAACATGGGACGTTTTCCCGAAGCAGAGGCCATGGAGGAATATTATAACCAGCACCCCGAATTGTTCAGTGACAACGAAACCTATACCCGACAAAACACGGATCCCGATTCCTTTGAGGGGACCGAATACCTCGCCGCCGCTTATGCCATGACCGAACTGAACATCGACCAGCTCCAGGTCATCACCGGGATCCGTTATGAAAAAACCGGATTTGACTACCAGGGCAACCGGGTGAACTTTGACGACCAGGGTAACTATGTGAGCACTTCTCCTGCATCGACCGACCGGACGTTCGACGGTTGGTTCCCATCGATCAACCTCCGCTATGCCATTGGTGACAGGACCAATATCAGGGGAGCGGTAACAAGGTCCCTTTCCCGTCCCAGTTATTATGATCTGGTCCCCTGGGAAGAAGTGGAAACCCGGAGGAGCCGTGTCAAAATGGGCAATCCCGACCTGACCCAGTCGACTGCTGTCAATTACGACATTCTCTTTGAACACTACTTCAAATCGGTGGGCATCTTGTCAGGGGGCGTGTTTTTAAAGAACATCAACGATTATATCTACGAAAGCTCCTACGTCCAGGAGGGCGGCACATATGACGGCTACACGGTCAACCAGACGGTCAACGGGGCCAATGCGGTTGCCAGGGGCTTTGAGCTTGCCTGGCAGCAGCAGCTTACCTTCCTCCCGGGAGTCTGGAACGGACTGGGCGTATATGCCAACTACACTTATGTAAACAGTGAATTTGAAATTCCAGGAGCACAGTCGACCAGGACGGTAAAACTTCCCGAAATGCGGCCGCATGTGGGCAATGTCTCCATTTCCTATGAAAAATTTGGTTTTTCCGGTAGGCTATCCATGTACTTCTACGGTACTTTTAATGCCGAGCTGGCAGAAAATCCTGAAAATGACCTACAGGAAAAGGGTAGAAAGCAACTGGATTTCTCTGCTTCCCAACAGTTGACCGAACGGTTGAGCCTTTTTATAGGGGTCAATAACCTTACCAATGAACCCATTTCGGATATCTATCGGGACGGGCGGCCCCAAAACGATGCTGTTTACGGTAGATGGGGACAAGTGGGCCTGAGATTTAAAACCTACTGA
- a CDS encoding FecR family protein produces MKSQEQQLFEKYLKGKLSENQKKLVEEFYEMESRRTTEWDSLLMGKKEEVKKRIKPRLISSRTTRRFPVANLAAALLLALAVSYIFHASLHKSPSLEMIEKSTAYGQTSTIQLEDGSTIWLNAGSTVSYPKHFPSESRQVTLTGEAFFEVHPDASRPFEVITPAMTTTVLGTSFNVSAYQKEPTAITVSSGKVLVQQNTVTASSPLRGELILYPNQQAFLAERNSTLVKSSVDAEKYSSWRNGEYYLDQMTMGTLAGVLERKFGVRFIFHDDQLKDCQLSGRVKKQSLSALMELLATTLAINYKIQGKKVHVYGHNC; encoded by the coding sequence ATGAAAAGCCAAGAACAGCAATTATTCGAAAAGTACCTGAAAGGAAAGTTATCTGAAAACCAGAAAAAACTGGTAGAGGAATTCTATGAAATGGAATCCCGGCGGACCACCGAGTGGGACTCCCTTCTTATGGGAAAAAAGGAGGAGGTCAAAAAAAGGATAAAACCACGGCTTATTTCCAGCAGAACCACACGCCGTTTTCCCGTAGCCAATTTAGCTGCTGCACTGTTGTTGGCATTGGCCGTTTCCTATATTTTCCATGCCTCCCTGCACAAAAGCCCTTCCCTGGAGATGATAGAGAAAAGCACTGCCTATGGACAGACTTCCACCATCCAGTTGGAGGATGGCTCCACCATTTGGCTTAATGCAGGAAGTACGGTAAGCTATCCCAAGCATTTCCCTTCCGAATCACGCCAGGTCACCCTGACCGGGGAAGCCTTTTTCGAAGTCCACCCTGATGCTTCACGCCCCTTCGAAGTCATTACCCCGGCGATGACCACGACCGTGCTGGGCACTTCCTTCAACGTATCTGCCTACCAAAAGGAACCTACGGCCATAACGGTCTCCTCTGGAAAAGTCCTGGTACAGCAAAACACGGTCACCGCATCTTCACCGCTTAGGGGTGAATTGATCCTTTATCCAAACCAGCAGGCATTCTTGGCAGAAAGGAATTCCACTTTGGTCAAATCATCGGTAGATGCTGAAAAATACAGTTCCTGGAGGAATGGAGAGTATTACCTGGACCAAATGACCATGGGAACACTTGCCGGGGTCCTGGAAAGAAAATTCGGCGTAAGGTTCATCTTCCATGACGATCAGCTCAAGGACTGCCAATTGTCCGGCAGGGTGAAAAAACAGTCCCTTTCAGCGCTTATGGAACTACTGGCCACGACACTGGCCATCAACTATAAAATTCAAGGAAAAAAAGTACATGTATATGGCCATAATTGCTAA
- a CDS encoding RNA polymerase sigma-70 factor, translated as MPLEKYSDQDLLLLIKEGNTSAFDELFIRHWETLYLKSFSLLRDPATCEDIVQDVFLKIWQNRNAIQISHFNSYLQASARNAAFKVLAKQKLETRHLNTISTLELLYHAEDEMDANELESQIMASLEHLPERCREVFVLSRFKNMSNSEIAKRLMLSNRTVENQLYRAIKHLREVLPYLLCWHITNGWH; from the coding sequence ATGCCACTAGAAAAGTATTCCGACCAGGACCTGCTACTGCTTATAAAGGAGGGCAATACCTCAGCTTTTGACGAGCTGTTCATCAGGCATTGGGAAACGTTGTACTTAAAATCGTTCAGTTTACTGCGCGACCCTGCGACCTGTGAGGACATTGTTCAGGATGTTTTTTTAAAAATCTGGCAAAACCGGAATGCCATCCAGATCAGTCATTTCAACAGTTACCTACAAGCTAGTGCCCGCAACGCTGCCTTTAAGGTACTTGCCAAACAAAAACTGGAGACGCGGCACCTCAACACCATTTCGACATTGGAATTGCTTTACCATGCAGAAGATGAGATGGATGCCAATGAGCTGGAAAGCCAAATCATGGCCTCCCTGGAGCACCTTCCCGAAAGGTGCCGAGAGGTATTTGTGCTCAGCAGGTTCAAAAATATGTCCAATAGTGAAATTGCAAAAAGACTGATGCTCAGCAACCGGACGGTTGAAAACCAACTGTACCGGGCCATCAAGCACCTGCGCGAAGTCCTTCCCTACCTTTTGTGCTGGCACATCACCAATGGATGGCATTAA
- a CDS encoding DUF7793 family protein, whose amino-acid sequence MEYIKTRTQEFKLLENGIIVCKVLPNKFLELEDGQENLQAVTTLADGKRAALLVDISMAKGISKECRELFGSEQCAKIQYAVGIVAKSQMANLIGNFFLGFNRPLFPTRLFTECSKAMEWLKTINNEEKK is encoded by the coding sequence ATGGAATATATTAAAACCAGGACCCAGGAATTCAAACTTTTAGAGAACGGGATTATTGTTTGCAAGGTCCTTCCCAATAAATTTCTAGAACTGGAAGATGGCCAGGAAAACCTACAGGCAGTAACCACATTGGCAGATGGAAAGCGGGCAGCGCTATTGGTTGATATCAGTATGGCCAAAGGCATTTCAAAGGAGTGCAGGGAACTGTTTGGCAGTGAACAGTGTGCAAAAATCCAGTATGCAGTGGGCATCGTGGCCAAATCGCAGATGGCAAACCTTATTGGAAATTTCTTTTTGGGATTCAACAGGCCCTTGTTTCCTACCCGCTTGTTTACAGAATGCTCAAAGGCCATGGAATGGTTGAAAACGATTAATAATGAAGAGAAAAAGTGA
- a CDS encoding GNAT family N-acetyltransferase produces the protein MKIRKANIQDIERLKEIGKRTFYETFSSDNSQEDMTVYLENGFSTEKLTSELTDPNAEFHFAENEGETIGYLKVNTGQSQTEIKDKNALELERIYVLNDFHGQKIGQLLYNKAIELAKANDVDYVWLGVWERNLRAIRFYEKNGFVPFDKHIFKLGDDEQTDIMMKLYLK, from the coding sequence ATGAAAATTAGAAAAGCAAATATTCAGGACATTGAGAGGTTAAAGGAAATCGGAAAACGGACTTTCTATGAGACGTTTTCTTCAGATAACAGCCAAGAAGATATGACCGTTTATTTGGAAAACGGGTTTTCGACAGAAAAATTAACATCAGAATTGACAGACCCAAATGCGGAATTTCACTTTGCCGAAAATGAGGGAGAAACAATCGGATATTTAAAAGTAAATACGGGGCAGTCACAAACAGAAATAAAGGATAAGAACGCACTTGAATTAGAACGGATTTATGTACTAAATGATTTTCATGGACAAAAAATTGGACAGCTCCTTTATAATAAAGCAATTGAATTGGCCAAAGCCAATGATGTGGATTATGTTTGGTTAGGCGTTTGGGAACGTAACCTGCGTGCAATCCGGTTTTATGAGAAAAATGGATTCGTGCCCTTTGACAAACATATTTTCAAACTTGGCGATGATGAGCAGACAGATATTATGATGAAATTATATTTGAAATAA
- a CDS encoding purple acid phosphatase family protein produces MKLTSLLSILALFMGLGQLSAQDFAPGPFPDRIVLTWNGDPRYTQAVSWRTSTQIKQGTAQITVAPDSPHLESSAKSHHATVESLIQEGDSSLYHTVSFENLKPGTLYAYRVGSEDHWSEWFHFKTAPEAPEEFSFIYFGDAQNDLKSRWSRVIRQAYSSMSDAAFMLHAGDLINRTHADAEWGEWNHAGGFIHAMIPSIPTPGNHEYDRDQQERLELDIHWRKQFNLPLNGPKGFEETVYYTDYGNARIISLNSQEIVLNDSSRTRQQEWLEKVLQENTQDWTIITFHHPIYSSSSGRDNKEFREAFQPLFEAYGVDLVLQGHDHTYGRGHNLSTGVSGKSGKGKGPVYVVSVSGPKMYELTTDKWMDRAASETQLYQFITIKDNKLTYRTHTATGKLYDAFYLVKDHEGNNSFTDEAATAIEQRTDLPPRKLREKTPEELQEYEKVYPKKQ; encoded by the coding sequence ATGAAATTAACTTCACTACTTTCCATCCTAGCCCTTTTTATGGGCCTTGGGCAATTATCTGCCCAGGATTTTGCCCCGGGTCCCTTTCCCGACCGGATTGTACTGACCTGGAACGGCGATCCCCGGTATACTCAGGCGGTTTCCTGGCGGACAAGCACCCAGATCAAACAGGGTACCGCACAGATCACCGTGGCACCGGACTCTCCCCATCTGGAATCCTCGGCAAAAAGCCATCATGCCACAGTGGAGTCCTTGATCCAGGAAGGTGACAGCTCACTTTACCATACCGTTTCCTTCGAAAACCTGAAACCGGGAACGCTGTATGCCTACCGGGTAGGTTCAGAAGACCATTGGAGCGAGTGGTTCCATTTCAAAACAGCACCGGAGGCTCCAGAGGAATTTTCCTTCATCTATTTTGGTGATGCCCAGAACGACCTCAAATCCCGCTGGTCCAGGGTGATCAGGCAAGCCTATAGCTCCATGTCCGATGCGGCGTTCATGCTCCATGCAGGTGATTTGATCAACCGGACGCATGCCGATGCCGAATGGGGCGAATGGAACCATGCCGGTGGCTTTATCCACGCGATGATCCCCAGTATTCCTACTCCGGGAAACCACGAATATGACCGGGACCAACAAGAGCGGCTCGAGCTCGATATCCATTGGAGAAAACAGTTCAACCTTCCCCTCAACGGCCCAAAGGGCTTCGAGGAAACGGTGTATTATACCGACTACGGCAATGCCCGGATCATATCGCTCAATTCCCAGGAAATCGTGCTGAACGACAGCTCCCGGACCAGGCAACAGGAATGGCTGGAGAAGGTACTGCAGGAAAACACGCAGGACTGGACCATCATTACCTTCCACCATCCCATTTACTCATCCAGTTCGGGAAGGGACAACAAGGAATTCAGAGAGGCCTTCCAGCCGTTGTTCGAAGCTTATGGGGTGGACCTTGTGCTGCAGGGGCATGACCATACCTATGGACGGGGACACAACCTATCCACCGGAGTTTCCGGTAAGTCCGGGAAGGGAAAAGGACCGGTATATGTGGTCTCTGTCAGCGGTCCAAAAATGTACGAGCTGACCACCGATAAGTGGATGGACCGTGCCGCTTCTGAAACCCAACTGTACCAGTTCATTACCATCAAGGACAATAAGCTGACCTACCGTACCCATACGGCCACCGGAAAGCTTTATGACGCCTTTTATCTTGTCAAGGACCATGAGGGGAACAACTCGTTTACCGATGAAGCGGCAACGGCCATTGAGCAGCGTACTGACCTCCCCCCGCGCAAGTTAAGGGAAAAGACACCAGAGGAACTGCAGGAATATGAAAAGGTTTATCCCAAAAAGCAATAG